The region CCGTCAGTGAAGAAGCCGGGGAGAGCGGCAACACCTGCATTGCCATTCAGATCCGCGATTCCGGGCCGGGCTTCTCCGCAGCTCAGCTCGACATGCTCAATCAAGGCGTGTATGAGCGCAAGCCGACAGACCGCCATCTGGGAATATGGAACGTATACAGACGCATGCTGATGTTCTATAACAACCGGGCACGGCTTACCTTCCGCAATGCCCCAGACGGAGGCGCGGTTGTGGAAATCAGACTACCCGTTCAAAAGGAGCTGTGACGTTCAATGTACAGAGTTCTAATCGTTGACGACCAATACTTCGCCTTGCTCGGCCTCCAGCAGGGGGTGGATTGGAGCGCGCTTAGCGTATCAGATGTCTGTCTGGCGGAGAACGTGGATCAGGCGATTGCCATTCTTGAGCAGCAGCCCGTAGATCTGCTGATCTGCGATATCGAAATGCCGGGCAGAAACGGCCTGGAGCTGCTGTCCTGGGTGAAGCAATCCGCTCCCGGCACGCTGACGATTATGCTGACCTGCCATGCCGATTTCGAGTACGCCCAGCGCGCGATTCATCACGGTGCCTTCCATTATCTGCTCAAGCCGGTAGACTATGAGGAATTGATGAAGATCTGCCGTGAGGCGCTATTCGAGATCAGCAAGCAAAAGGAGCAGCAGCAGTTCGAGACCCTGATCCAGGAGTACCGGAGACAGTGGGAGCATCAGCTCCCCCTGCTGGTGGAACGGTTCTGGCAGGATATTCTCAGCCAGCGGGCAGCGCCTGTGCTGGAATCGCTCACCCTTCCGGCGAACACCTACAATCTGGATCTGCAGCCCGGAGACCGCTACTTCCTCGCCCTCCTGGGGCTGGAGCAGTGGAAGGAGAACCTTAGCGCACGGGATGAGACGATTATGGAGTATGCACTGCGCAACATGGCCGATGAGCTGCTGCTAAGCGGGCTGGAAGGCACTGTGCTGCAGGATCAGGTCGGCCATAATCTGGCGGTCATCTACGTGCGTGGCGATATGAACACCGCCAGGCATAAGCTGGAGCAGAATGGCCGCAATTTCCTGGATACCTGCGGGCGGCTGCTGCATTGCTCCCTGTCGATCTACATCAGTGCGGGTGTCCCTCTGTCCGGTATCATGAGTGCATACACGGATGTCACGGAGCGGGAACAACGCAACCTGAACCGTTCGCGTCAGGTGTTCGGACCGGAGGATCAGGCGTATGGCCGAGATCAGCCGCTTGCGCCTGTGCCTCAGGCAGCGCCTATGCATATCTTCGGAGAGTGGGCGACCCTTCTGGAGCTTGGCGAGCTGGAGGAGCTGGAGCGCCGCGTGACGCTGTGGTTCTCGGGCATTGAGCCTGGCCGCTGGACAAGTGAGCTGCACCGTCAGCTTATTCACGGCATTCTGTTCATTGTACACACCGTTCTCGCCAAAAAAGGCTTATCCGCACATGCCTCAGCCGAGCTGAAGCCCTTGATGGATAAGGAAAATTATCCGAAGCAGTCCGCTTCGCTCCAGCATTGGGCGCTGGAATGCCTGGGAGCCGTAATGCGCTTATTGCAGACCAGCAATAACGTATCCTCGGCCACGGTCACCAAGATCCGGCAGTATATCCGCTCGCGCCTGAGCGAAGAGATCACCCGCGACGAACTCGCAGCCTATGTCTATCTGAACCCGGCCTATTTGTCCCGGCTGTTCAAGAAGGAGACCGGGCTGTCGATCTCGGATGTGATCATACAGGAGCGGCTGCAGAAGGCCAAGCAACTGCTGGAGGAGACGGAGCTGAAGATTACCGACATCGCCGAGCAGGTCGGATACACCAGCCTCGGCAGCTTCTCCAACCTGTTCAAGCGGATCGTCGGCACCACGCCGCAGCAATATCGTGCGCGGAATAAGAAGTAAGCGGGGCAGGCAGATGTCTTTTGCATACCGCCGGCCGCGCCCACCATACCCGCCAAACAAAAAGAGCGAGAAAGGCTATACGCCCTCTCGCTCTTTTTAACATGCACTCGCTGTTAACTTTAACAAGTAACTCTTATTACTTAATAATTACGTATTCCAGTCCTACCAGCTTGGCGTAGGTAACGATCTGATCAGTAGTGAGGTTCAGCGATACAACGGTATGGTGGCCGCCGCCGTTCTCGATCCAGGCTCTAACGCCGTCCTGGAAGTTAGGCTTCACCTGCCACAGTACACGGGCTACCGGCAGATTCGGAGCCGGAACGGTTGGCTCGAAGGCGGTAACTTCGTTAATCAGCAGCTTGTAGTGTGTGCCAAAGTCAGCCATCGACACTACGACGCCTTCGCCTGCCTTGCCGTCAAAGACGAGACGGGCCGGATCTTCACGGTCGCCGATGCCCAGCGGGGACACGATGATCTTCGGCTGGTTGCTGGCCAGGCTCGGATCAACCTCCAGCATGTGGGACTGGAGAATCGCTTCCTGTCCGGCTGCCATTTCATAAGTGTAATCTTCCATGAATCCGGTGTTCAGGTTGTGGCTCATCACCTTCATCAGGCGGTCCAGAGCCGCAGTCTTCCAGTCCCCTTCTCCAGCGAAGCCGTAGCCTTGGGCCATCAGGCGCTGAACCGCCAGACCCGGAAGCTGCTTCATGCCGTGCAGGTCCTCGAAGTTGGAGGTGAAGGCATTGTAGCCGCCTGCATCCAAGAAGCGCTTAAGCGCAATCTCATAGCTGGCCTGCACCTTCACGCTGGCTTCCCAATCTTCCTTGCTGTAAGTGCCGTAATCAACGGCATACAGCTTGGTATATTCTGCGAACAGGGCATCGATCTCTTCCTGCTTCACCTCATTCACATAAGCCACCAGATCGCCGATGCCGAAGTAGTCTACGGTCCAGCCGAACTGGATCTGGGCTTCTACCTTGTCGCCTTCGGTCACGCCAACATTGCGCATATTGTCGCCGAAGCGGGCAACCTTGATGTTGAAGCCTTCGTTATAAGCTACGGCAACGTCCATCCACTCAGCAATCTGCTTCTGGACTTCCGGGCGTTCCCAGTATCCTACAACGACTTTGTTCTGTTTCTTCAGACGGGCATTGATGAAGCCATACTCACGGTCGCCATGGGCAGCCTGGTTCAGGTTCATGAAGTCCATGTCAATTGTCGCCCAAGGAATGCTCTCATTATACTGGGTAGCCAGGTGCAGCAGCGGCTTCTGCAGCAGCTTCGTGCCGCGAATCCACATTTTAGCCGGGGAGAAGGTGTGCATCCAGGTGATTACACCGGCAACCTCGTCACGGTAGTTCACTTCTTTCATGATGGAAGTGATTTTGTCTGCGCTAACGGCCAGATCCTGCAATACCAGCGGATAAGGAAGCACCCCGCTATTGTTGAGCGCATCGGTCATTTCCTGGGCATGAGCCTTCACTTCACCCAGTGCTTCATCTCCGTACAGGTGCTGCGATCCTACGACGAACCAGAATTGCTTGTCGCTTACTGTTGACATATCATTCATCCTCTTCTCTATTAGTTTGGTGAAAATTAGTTTGGTATAAATCAGTTACTTCTGTCCGTAATACGCGTCCTTGCCGTGCTTGCGCAGATAATGCTTGTCCAGAATCCGCTGCGGCAGCTCCTCGGCGAAGGTGTTCAGCTGGCGGGCGAAGTGGTTCATCTTGGACACTTCCTCCAGCACCACACTATTCATCACGGCAGCATGGGCATCCTTGCCCCAAGTGAACGGCGCATGGCCCTTCAGCAGAACGCCGGGAATCGCCATAACATCCAGCCCCCGCTGTTCAAAAGTCTCAATGATCACATGCCCGGTCTCTGCTTCATACCCGCGGTCAATCTCCTCCTGGGTCAGGAACCGTGTACACGGTACAGAACCATAGAAGGTGTCTGCATGTGTCGTCCCCATAACCGGAACGTCCAGTCCGGCCTGCGCCCAGATGGTCGCCCACGTGGAATGCGTATGCACGATGCCGCCGATCTCGGCATAATGCTTGTAGAGTACAGCATGGGTAGCTGTATCCGAAGAAGGCCGCATCTCTCCTTCCACCACATTGCCGTCAAAGTCCACAACGACCATATCGCTCGGCTTCATTTTATCGTAGCTGACTCCGCTCGGCTTGATGACGAACAGGCTGCTCGCCCGGTCCACCGCGCTCACATTGCCCCAGGTGTATTTGACCAGCCCGTGCTTAGGCAGCTCCAGATTAGCCTCGCATACCTCTTCCTTCAGTTGCTCCAGCATGTGTTAATTCCCCCCGTTCTCTACGAGATGATCTACAGCGGCCTGCTCAATCGCCAGACCCGCCGTGTAGCGTTCCATGAACAATTCAAAGCCCTTCACATCTGCCGCAACCGGATGAATAGTCTCGCCTTCGATATCCTTGAAAACCTTCTGGTCGAGGAAATCATCCAGACGCTCCTGCTGCCCTCTATTCTTCATATAAGAAGCCAGAATCGCCATGCCCCATGCGCCGCCTTCTCCGGCTGTTGCCATCACAGAGACCGGCACATTCATCGCAGCGGCTACAATTCTCTGTCCGACAACAGGCGTCTTGAACAAGCCGCCATGCGCCAGAATGCTGTCGATGGACACCTGCTCCTTCAAGGTCAGAATATCCATCCCGATCTTCAGTGCGCCAAAAGCGGAGAACAAATGCGTCCGCATAAAGTTGCCCAGCGTGAACCGGCTCTCCGGC is a window of Paenibacillus sp. FSL H3-0469 DNA encoding:
- a CDS encoding response regulator translates to MYRVLIVDDQYFALLGLQQGVDWSALSVSDVCLAENVDQAIAILEQQPVDLLICDIEMPGRNGLELLSWVKQSAPGTLTIMLTCHADFEYAQRAIHHGAFHYLLKPVDYEELMKICREALFEISKQKEQQQFETLIQEYRRQWEHQLPLLVERFWQDILSQRAAPVLESLTLPANTYNLDLQPGDRYFLALLGLEQWKENLSARDETIMEYALRNMADELLLSGLEGTVLQDQVGHNLAVIYVRGDMNTARHKLEQNGRNFLDTCGRLLHCSLSIYISAGVPLSGIMSAYTDVTEREQRNLNRSRQVFGPEDQAYGRDQPLAPVPQAAPMHIFGEWATLLELGELEELERRVTLWFSGIEPGRWTSELHRQLIHGILFIVHTVLAKKGLSAHASAELKPLMDKENYPKQSASLQHWALECLGAVMRLLQTSNNVSSATVTKIRQYIRSRLSEEITRDELAAYVYLNPAYLSRLFKKETGLSISDVIIQERLQKAKQLLEETELKITDIAEQVGYTSLGSFSNLFKRIVGTTPQQYRARNKK
- a CDS encoding L-ribulose-5-phosphate 4-epimerase → MLEQLKEEVCEANLELPKHGLVKYTWGNVSAVDRASSLFVIKPSGVSYDKMKPSDMVVVDFDGNVVEGEMRPSSDTATHAVLYKHYAEIGGIVHTHSTWATIWAQAGLDVPVMGTTHADTFYGSVPCTRFLTQEEIDRGYEAETGHVIIETFEQRGLDVMAIPGVLLKGHAPFTWGKDAHAAVMNSVVLEEVSKMNHFARQLNTFAEELPQRILDKHYLRKHGKDAYYGQK
- the araA gene encoding L-arabinose isomerase, which translates into the protein MSTVSDKQFWFVVGSQHLYGDEALGEVKAHAQEMTDALNNSGVLPYPLVLQDLAVSADKITSIMKEVNYRDEVAGVITWMHTFSPAKMWIRGTKLLQKPLLHLATQYNESIPWATIDMDFMNLNQAAHGDREYGFINARLKKQNKVVVGYWERPEVQKQIAEWMDVAVAYNEGFNIKVARFGDNMRNVGVTEGDKVEAQIQFGWTVDYFGIGDLVAYVNEVKQEEIDALFAEYTKLYAVDYGTYSKEDWEASVKVQASYEIALKRFLDAGGYNAFTSNFEDLHGMKQLPGLAVQRLMAQGYGFAGEGDWKTAALDRLMKVMSHNLNTGFMEDYTYEMAAGQEAILQSHMLEVDPSLASNQPKIIVSPLGIGDREDPARLVFDGKAGEGVVVSMADFGTHYKLLINEVTAFEPTVPAPNLPVARVLWQVKPNFQDGVRAWIENGGGHHTVVSLNLTTDQIVTYAKLVGLEYVIIK